One genomic segment of Ignavibacteriota bacterium includes these proteins:
- the nusG gene encoding transcription termination/antitermination factor NusG encodes MENSNFKWYVVRTFSGHENKVKSIIDLELADNVELKSRIEEILVPVEKVFEVKDGKKRTKTKNFFPGYVLIKAELDNKVLDFISNTPSVMGFLGGQKKPNPLQPDEVKRIVGRISKDEETERTDTIFRYGDYVKIIDGPFNNFSGVIEEVNEDRLKIKVLVSIFGRKTPVEIDFVQAELEK; translated from the coding sequence TTGGAAAATTCAAATTTCAAATGGTATGTTGTTAGAACTTTTTCTGGGCACGAGAACAAAGTGAAATCTATTATTGATTTAGAATTAGCTGATAATGTTGAGTTAAAATCAAGAATAGAAGAAATACTTGTACCTGTAGAAAAAGTTTTTGAAGTAAAAGACGGCAAAAAAAGAACAAAAACTAAGAACTTTTTTCCAGGTTATGTTTTAATAAAAGCTGAATTAGATAATAAAGTATTGGATTTTATATCAAATACACCTTCAGTTATGGGATTTCTTGGTGGACAGAAAAAACCAAACCCACTTCAACCGGATGAAGTTAAAAGAATAGTTGGAAGAATTTCTAAAGATGAAGAAACTGAAAGAACAGATACAATTTTTAGATATGGCGATTATGTAAAAATTATTGATGGTCCATTTAATAATTTCTCGGGTGTTATTGAAGAAGTAAATGAAGATAGATTAAAAATAAAAGTACTTGTTTCAATTTTCGGCAGAAAAACTCCTGTTGAAATTGATTTTGTTCAAGCAGAATTAGAAAAATAA
- the rplK gene encoding 50S ribosomal protein L11 — protein sequence MAKKIDSYIKLQIPAGAANPSPPVGPALGQKGVNIMEFCKQFNARTAEKAGLIIPVVITVFADKSFTFITKTPPAAVLLKKAAKVERGSAEPNKTKVAAVTDAQIQEIAETKLPDLNANDIEHAKSMIAGTARSMGITVK from the coding sequence ATGGCTAAAAAAATTGATAGTTATATTAAGTTACAAATTCCTGCTGGTGCGGCAAATCCCTCACCTCCGGTTGGTCCCGCACTAGGTCAAAAAGGTGTTAATATTATGGAATTTTGTAAGCAGTTTAATGCAAGAACTGCTGAAAAAGCAGGACTAATAATTCCTGTTGTTATTACGGTTTTTGCTGATAAAAGTTTTACATTTATTACCAAAACTCCGCCAGCTGCTGTATTATTAAAAAAAGCTGCAAAAGTTGAAAGAGGTTCAGCTGAACCTAATAAAACAAAAGTTGCTGCCGTAACCGATGCACAAATTCAAGAAATTGCAGAAACAAAATTGCCAGATCTTAATGCAAATGATATTGAACATGCAAAAAGCATGATTGCTGGTACAGCAAGAAGTATGGGAATAACCGTTAAATAA
- the rplL gene encoding 50S ribosomal protein L7/L12 — protein MSEKITEIVEKIKALTLVEASELKKALEDEFGVTAAAPMMMAGAAVAGEAAAVVEEKTEFNVVLTAFGDKKINVIKVVRAHTGLGLKEAKDLVDGAPSVVKEGVSKDEAEKIKKELEESGASVELK, from the coding sequence ATGTCTGAGAAAATAACTGAAATTGTTGAAAAAATTAAAGCATTAACATTAGTTGAAGCTTCTGAATTAAAAAAAGCTTTAGAAGATGAATTTGGTGTTACTGCTGCTGCGCCAATGATGATGGCAGGTGCTGCTGTTGCTGGCGAAGCTGCTGCTGTAGTTGAAGAAAAAACAGAATTTAATGTTGTTTTAACAGCTTTCGGTGATAAGAAAATCAACGTAATTAAAGTTGTTAGAGCTCATACTGGATTAGGATTAAAAGAAGCTAAAGATTTAGTAGATGGTGCTCCTAGTGTAGTTAAAGAAGGTGTTTCAAAAGATGAAGCTGAAAAAATTAAGAAAGAACTTGAAGAATCAGGTGCATCTGTTGAACTTAAATAG
- a CDS encoding 50S ribosomal protein L10, with product MNKNEKLESMSEIRKLVEKSTGMYLVDYSGVNVEDLNFLRREFRKENVNYKVFKNTFLKRVLKEIGGYEKFEPLLIGMTGVAFTSDNFIAPAKVIKKFSKDKNKFTFKGSYIESQFYGADQLDSLASMPTKEEMIASIIGSIAAPASGIVGAINAVLRDLVSVVDEISKQKAA from the coding sequence ATGAATAAGAATGAAAAATTAGAAAGTATGTCCGAAATACGAAAACTTGTTGAAAAATCAACCGGAATGTATCTTGTTGATTATTCTGGAGTTAATGTTGAAGATCTTAACTTTCTTAGAAGAGAATTTCGTAAAGAAAATGTTAACTACAAAGTATTTAAAAACACTTTTCTTAAAAGAGTTCTTAAAGAAATTGGTGGTTATGAAAAATTCGAACCACTTTTAATAGGTATGACCGGTGTTGCTTTTACAAGTGATAATTTTATTGCTCCCGCTAAAGTTATTAAAAAATTTAGTAAGGATAAAAATAAATTTACATTTAAAGGAAGCTACATTGAATCACAATTTTACGGTGCTGATCAGTTAGATAGTTTAGCATCGATGCCGACAAAAGAAGAAATGATTGCATCAATTATTGGTAGTATTGCTGCTCCTGCTTCAGGAATTGTTGGAGCAATTAACGCAGTTTTAAGAGATTTAGTCAGCGTTGTTGACGAAATTAGCAAACAAAAAGCTGCATAA
- a CDS encoding 50S ribosomal protein L1 translates to MKVSKRVKKIKENVKVAKEYSLEDAIKTLKEVSNVKFTESLDCAIRLGVDPKHADQMVRGTVSLPHGTGKKVRVLVITKEPKAKEALDAGAEYAGFEEYLEKIKEGWTDVDVIIASPDSMAELGKLGRILGPRGLMPNPKTGTVTPDVAKAVKEVKAGKIDFRVDKTGIVHASLGKLSFTENQLVDNVKEFLKTIIKLKPSAAKGTYVKSLFLSSTMGPGLPISKDDVLANFK, encoded by the coding sequence ATGAAAGTATCTAAAAGAGTTAAAAAAATAAAAGAAAACGTAAAAGTAGCTAAAGAATATTCTTTAGAAGATGCTATTAAAACTTTAAAAGAAGTTAGCAATGTTAAATTTACCGAATCTTTAGATTGTGCAATTAGACTTGGAGTAGATCCAAAACATGCAGACCAAATGGTTCGAGGAACTGTTTCTCTTCCACATGGAACTGGCAAAAAAGTTAGAGTTCTTGTTATTACTAAAGAACCCAAAGCTAAAGAAGCTTTGGATGCCGGAGCTGAATACGCTGGCTTTGAAGAATATTTAGAAAAAATTAAAGAAGGCTGGACAGATGTTGATGTAATAATTGCATCACCGGATTCGATGGCTGAATTAGGAAAATTAGGAAGAATTTTAGGCCCGCGCGGTTTAATGCCTAACCCCAAAACCGGAACAGTTACCCCAGATGTAGCAAAAGCTGTAAAAGAAGTTAAAGCTGGTAAAATTGATTTCAGAGTTGATAAGACCGGTATCGTTCATGCTTCTTTAGGTAAATTATCTTTTACGGAAAATCAATTAGTTGATAATGTAAAGGAATTTCTAAAAACTATTATTAAGCTAAAACCATCAGCTGCAAAAGGAACTTATGTTAAAAGTTTATTTTTAAGCAGCACAATGGGTCCTGGTTTACCAATATCAAAAGATGATGTTTTAGCTAACTTTAAATAA
- the rpoB gene encoding DNA-directed RNA polymerase subunit beta has protein sequence MEKHKINKKNNRITFASIMPTVDIPDLLNVQLDSFEEFLQLGVPPEKRENKGLQATFISNFPIFDNKEFYRLDFISYNIEKPRYSLNECEERGLTYAAPLKAKLRLSTKDDETEEYVNSVEQDVYLGNLPFLTNSGTFIINGAERVIVSQLHRSPGVAFSQSVHPNGTPIYSARIIPFRGSWVEFATDINHVMYVYIDRRKKFPASTLLRAINYTTDEEILKLFNLVVEEKISNLDETFVGRLSAEDLIDTSTGEIFVAKDDELTEEIIDNLKDSGLKTIKLINSDSNQDQNLILNTIRKDSSKTKEEALFAIYRQLRSGEAPDIETAESLIDKLFFNEKRYDLGEVGRFRMNDKLGLNIPLNKTVLTPEDIVAIMASIIKLKVGNVNVDDIDHLGNRRVRTVGEQLMQQYNVGLARMARTIKERMNMRDTENMQPQDLVNARTMSSVINAFFGTNQLSQFMDQTNPLSELTHKRRVSALGPGGLTRERAGFEVRDVHHSHYGRLCPIETPEGPNIGLISSLTIYSRVNSYGFLETPYRKVKDGKVTKEVHYLNADEEDAFTIAQANAPITEKGEYINPRVKCRYKGEFPVVVPDQVHFMDVAPSQIVSAGAALIPFLEHDDANRALMGSNMQRQAVPLLKPQAPIVGTGMEQIVAHDSRSVIVAEDLGVVEYVDAKTIIVKYDIDSDSEAAITNFDDERRIEYKLTKFTGTNQETCFNQIPVVKIGQRVKKSDVLADGPAIEGGELALGRNVSVAFMPWNGYNFEDAIVISEKMVADDAFTSIHIEEFELQVRETKRGEEELTRDIPNVSEEATKNLDENGIIREGAIVQEGEILIGKITPKGESDPTPEEKLLKAIFGDKAGDVKDASMKAPPGLKGIVIKTRLFSRKKKDPESKKMEKKEIDFLEKKNQDSTENHYKKLVAKLTKIGEGKTTVGVRDLDGSVVLRSGTVIKDSTFPGIADVAKLDYTQDWYKDAGDNKIVKKVFVNYFNVLSDINEEFKREKTNIQSGDELPPGIVQLAKVYVAKKRKLSVGDKMAGRHGNKGVVAKIVPVEDMPYHEDGTPVDIVLNPLGVPSRMNLGQLYETALGWVGKKLGVKFETPIFDGASYTNVDEFLEKAGLPAGSKATLYDGRTGEKFDQKVTCGYIYMLKLGHMVEDKLHARSIGPYSLITQQPLGGKAQFGGQRFGEMEVWALEGYGAAHILQEILTVKSDDVTGRAKTYEAIVKGENLGKPNVPESFNVLIKELQGLGLDIKVN, from the coding sequence TTGGAGAAACATAAAATTAACAAGAAAAATAATCGTATCACATTTGCCTCCATTATGCCTACGGTTGATATTCCGGATTTATTAAATGTTCAGTTAGATTCTTTTGAAGAATTCTTGCAGTTAGGTGTGCCTCCGGAAAAAAGGGAGAACAAAGGTTTACAAGCAACATTTATTTCAAATTTTCCAATTTTTGATAACAAAGAGTTTTATCGGCTTGATTTTATTAGTTATAATATCGAAAAACCAAGATATTCTTTGAACGAATGCGAAGAAAGAGGATTAACATATGCTGCACCTCTAAAAGCAAAATTAAGATTATCAACAAAAGATGATGAAACCGAAGAATACGTAAACTCAGTTGAACAAGATGTTTATTTAGGAAATCTTCCGTTTTTAACAAATAGCGGAACATTTATAATAAATGGTGCAGAAAGAGTAATTGTAAGTCAATTACACAGATCTCCCGGCGTAGCATTTTCGCAATCAGTTCACCCAAATGGAACCCCAATTTATTCAGCTAGAATTATTCCATTTAGAGGTTCATGGGTTGAATTTGCAACTGATATAAATCATGTTATGTATGTTTATATCGATAGAAGAAAGAAATTTCCAGCATCAACATTGCTTAGAGCAATAAATTATACAACTGATGAGGAAATCTTAAAATTATTTAATTTAGTTGTTGAAGAGAAAATTAGCAATTTAGATGAAACATTTGTGGGAAGATTATCAGCTGAAGATTTAATTGATACTTCAACGGGTGAAATATTTGTTGCAAAAGATGATGAACTAACCGAAGAAATTATAGATAATTTAAAAGATTCCGGTTTGAAAACAATTAAATTGATAAATTCCGATTCAAACCAAGATCAAAATTTAATTTTGAATACAATAAGAAAAGACTCTTCAAAAACAAAAGAAGAAGCACTTTTTGCAATTTATAGACAGCTTAGATCGGGTGAAGCCCCGGATATTGAAACTGCCGAATCGTTAATTGATAAATTATTTTTTAACGAAAAAAGATATGATCTTGGTGAAGTTGGCAGATTTAGAATGAATGATAAATTGGGATTAAATATTCCCTTGAATAAAACTGTTCTAACTCCGGAAGATATAGTTGCAATTATGGCAAGTATTATTAAACTGAAAGTTGGAAACGTAAATGTTGATGATATTGATCATTTAGGAAACAGACGTGTAAGAACGGTTGGTGAGCAGTTAATGCAGCAATATAATGTTGGTTTGGCAAGAATGGCTCGCACAATAAAAGAACGAATGAACATGCGCGATACGGAAAATATGCAGCCTCAAGATTTAGTAAATGCGCGAACAATGAGCAGTGTAATTAATGCTTTTTTTGGAACTAACCAACTTTCTCAATTTATGGATCAAACAAATCCATTATCTGAATTAACACACAAGAGAAGAGTTTCTGCATTAGGACCCGGCGGATTAACAAGAGAAAGAGCTGGTTTTGAAGTTCGTGACGTTCACCATTCTCATTACGGGAGGCTATGTCCAATTGAAACTCCTGAAGGACCGAATATTGGTCTTATTTCTTCTTTAACAATTTACTCAAGAGTTAATAGTTATGGATTTTTAGAAACTCCTTATCGGAAAGTTAAAGACGGAAAAGTAACAAAAGAAGTTCATTACTTAAATGCAGATGAAGAAGATGCATTTACAATTGCTCAGGCTAATGCACCAATTACGGAAAAAGGCGAGTATATAAATCCAAGAGTAAAATGCCGTTATAAAGGTGAGTTTCCTGTAGTTGTCCCGGACCAAGTTCATTTTATGGACGTTGCACCATCTCAAATAGTAAGTGCTGGAGCCGCTTTAATTCCATTCTTAGAACATGATGATGCTAACCGTGCACTTATGGGTTCAAACATGCAGCGTCAAGCTGTTCCTCTTTTAAAACCTCAAGCTCCAATTGTAGGAACCGGAATGGAACAAATTGTAGCTCATGATTCTCGTTCGGTTATTGTGGCTGAAGATTTGGGAGTTGTTGAATATGTTGATGCAAAAACAATTATTGTGAAGTATGATATTGATTCAGATAGTGAAGCCGCAATTACAAATTTTGATGATGAAAGAAGAATTGAATATAAATTAACCAAATTTACCGGAACTAACCAAGAAACTTGTTTTAATCAAATTCCGGTTGTAAAAATTGGACAGAGAGTTAAGAAAAGTGATGTTCTTGCAGATGGACCGGCAATTGAAGGCGGAGAACTCGCTCTTGGAAGAAACGTTTCCGTTGCATTCATGCCTTGGAATGGTTACAATTTTGAAGATGCTATTGTAATTAGTGAAAAAATGGTAGCGGATGATGCATTTACTTCAATTCATATTGAAGAATTTGAACTTCAAGTTAGAGAAACTAAACGCGGTGAAGAAGAATTAACTAGAGATATTCCAAATGTTAGCGAAGAAGCTACAAAAAATCTTGATGAAAATGGAATAATCCGTGAAGGAGCTATTGTTCAAGAAGGTGAAATTCTAATTGGAAAAATTACACCTAAGGGTGAATCTGATCCTACCCCTGAAGAAAAATTACTAAAAGCGATTTTTGGAGATAAAGCTGGTGATGTTAAAGATGCATCTATGAAAGCACCTCCCGGATTAAAAGGAATTGTAATCAAAACCAGACTTTTTAGCAGAAAGAAAAAAGATCCAGAATCTAAAAAGATGGAGAAAAAAGAAATCGACTTTCTTGAAAAGAAAAATCAAGATTCAACTGAAAATCATTATAAAAAATTGGTTGCAAAACTCACCAAAATTGGTGAAGGTAAAACTACAGTTGGTGTAAGAGATTTAGATGGTTCTGTAGTTCTTAGAAGTGGAACAGTGATTAAGGATTCCACTTTCCCCGGAATTGCTGATGTTGCAAAATTAGATTATACACAAGATTGGTATAAAGATGCAGGTGATAATAAAATAGTTAAAAAAGTTTTTGTTAATTATTTTAATGTTCTGTCTGATATAAATGAAGAATTTAAAAGAGAAAAAACCAATATACAAAGTGGAGATGAATTACCTCCGGGAATTGTTCAATTAGCAAAAGTTTATGTTGCCAAGAAGAGAAAACTTTCCGTAGGCGATAAAATGGCTGGTAGACACGGAAACAAAGGCGTTGTAGCAAAGATAGTTCCTGTGGAAGATATGCCGTATCACGAAGATGGAACTCCGGTTGATATAGTATTAAATCCATTAGGTGTACCATCTCGTATGAACCTTGGTCAACTTTATGAAACAGCGTTAGGATGGGTTGGAAAGAAATTAGGAGTAAAATTTGAAACTCCAATTTTTGACGGTGCAAGCTACACAAATGTTGATGAATTTTTGGAAAAGGCTGGGCTTCCTGCTGGAAGTAAAGCAACTCTTTATGATGGAAGAACTGGTGAAAAATTTGACCAAAAAGTTACATGCGGATATATCTATATGTTAAAGTTAGGTCATATGGTTGAAGATAAACTTCATGCAAGATCAATAGGACCATATTCATTAATTACTCAACAGCCATTGGGTGGTAAAGCACAATTTGGCGGTCAAAGATTTGGTGAAATGGAAGTTTGGGCGCTTGAAGGCTATGGAGCTGCACACATATTGCAAGAAATTTTAACAGTAAAAAGTGATGATGTTACAGGTAGAGCTAAAACTTATGAAGCTATTGTAAAAGGTGAAAATTTAGGCAAACCAAATGTGCCTGAATCATTTAATGTGTTAATTAAAGAGCTTCAAGGTTTAGGCCTTGATATTAAAGTGAACTAA
- the rpoC gene encoding DNA-directed RNA polymerase subunit beta', with protein MRFRNQEAKVKHIDKLTVSLASPDDILSRSHGEVTKPETINYRSFRPEKDGLFCEKIFGPVKDWECACGKYKGIRYKGIVCDRCGVEVILKSVRRERMGHINLAVPVVHIWFFKSLPSKIGNIIGMKTKDLEKIIYYESYAVINPGVTGLNHKDLISEDQYFEILNSLPHDNDALDDDNPKKFVAKIGGDGVRYLLKGVDVEKTFRELKAELKKETSQQKSADLLKRLRVLEAFREYEGKVPNRPEWMVLSVVPVIPPELRPLVPLEGGRFATSDLNDLYRRVIIRNNRLKRLIDIKAPEVILRNEKRMLQESVDALFDNSRRSSAVRSDGNRPLKSLSDMLKGKQGRFRQNLLGKRVDYSGRSVIVVGPELKLHECGLPKDMAVELFKPFIIRKLLDRGYYKTVKSARKAVDRKEAIVWDILEKLIVGHPVLLNRAPTLHRLGIQAFQPKLIDGKAIQLHPMVCTAFNADFDGDQMAVHVPLSFEAQLEASVLMLSSHNILSPQNGSPIVVPTQDIVLGCYYLTKVRAGAKGEGSMYSGEKEVIIAYNANELDLHAKIKYKFDGKFIETTTGRVIFNQIVPKEMQFFNELLIKKVFSGFIYKMFIKLGNEVTSKFLDNLKDLGFKYATKAGISISFSDMIVPEEKKTLINDSNKKVSSILDEHEQGLITDAERYNKIIDVWTHTTNDVSKSLMEKIKVDQHGFNSLHMMVDSGARGSQEQVRQLAGMRGLMMKPQKSLTGQSGEIIENPIVANFKEGLSVLEYFISTHGARKGLADTALKTADAGYLTRRLCDVAQDVIISEVDCGTIRGVYISALKDVELEREPLAERIIGRTTQEDVYDPKTDELIIEAGELISEEIAERIDEANIDSVYIRTVLTCESKRGVCAKCYGRNLTTGNIADIGEAVGIVAAQSIGEPGTQLTLRTFHLGGTSSRIASQSQVESSVEGKVQFDRISYVEKQDFRGMVKVVTGRRGSIGIYDDDNRQIKKYDIPYGSELLVNDGQSVKKKFALYNHDPYNAVILTDLAGRVSFVDFVDNVTIQQVADEQTGHVQKVVIESKDKNLTPSIKIYGEDGSEKVFNLPTSAYLAIDEGEKVDAGTILAKISKSTSKSRDITGGLPRVTELFEARSPHDPAVVSEIEGIVKFGARKKGSREIIIESFDGSIQKVYNVSYGKHILVQENDEIPAGEKITDGPIDPHDILKIKGTNAVQEYLVNEIQDVYRLQGVKINDKHIEVIVKQMLQKLQVISSGDSLFIEEDLVNRIKFIEENEKVKSMVVVENPGGSNLMAGDLITRSKHRELNTELTRKDKEKVEIRDSEPATFGNILLGITQAALSTESFLSAASFQETTKVLTNAAISAKVDILGGLKENVIMGHIIPAGTGLKKYENIILTVDEENKEGEVTEVSEQVEA; from the coding sequence ATGAGATTTAGAAATCAAGAAGCTAAAGTTAAGCATATTGATAAACTAACAGTAAGTTTAGCAAGTCCGGATGATATTCTCTCGCGTTCGCATGGAGAAGTAACAAAACCGGAGACAATTAATTATAGATCATTTAGACCGGAAAAAGATGGACTTTTTTGTGAAAAAATATTTGGACCTGTAAAAGATTGGGAATGTGCTTGCGGTAAGTATAAAGGTATCAGATATAAAGGAATTGTTTGCGATCGTTGCGGTGTTGAAGTAATTCTTAAAAGTGTAAGACGCGAACGAATGGGACATATTAACCTTGCAGTTCCGGTTGTACATATTTGGTTTTTCAAATCTTTGCCTTCCAAAATTGGAAATATTATTGGAATGAAAACAAAAGATTTAGAAAAAATCATTTATTATGAATCTTATGCAGTTATCAATCCGGGAGTTACGGGTTTAAATCATAAAGATTTAATTTCCGAAGACCAATATTTTGAAATCCTAAATTCACTTCCGCATGATAATGATGCTTTAGATGATGATAATCCAAAAAAATTCGTTGCCAAAATTGGTGGTGATGGTGTTCGTTATCTTCTTAAAGGTGTAGATGTTGAAAAGACATTTAGAGAATTGAAAGCTGAATTAAAAAAAGAAACTTCACAACAAAAAAGCGCTGATCTTCTTAAAAGATTAAGAGTATTAGAGGCATTTAGAGAATATGAAGGAAAAGTTCCGAATAGACCAGAATGGATGGTATTAAGTGTTGTTCCTGTTATTCCACCAGAATTAAGACCATTAGTTCCTTTGGAAGGCGGACGCTTTGCAACAAGTGATCTAAATGATTTGTATAGAAGAGTAATTATTAGAAATAATCGTTTGAAAAGATTAATTGATATTAAAGCTCCTGAAGTAATTTTGCGAAATGAGAAACGAATGCTTCAAGAATCAGTTGACGCATTATTTGATAATTCAAGACGTTCAAGCGCAGTAAGAAGTGATGGAAATCGTCCTCTAAAATCTTTGAGTGATATGCTTAAAGGTAAACAAGGAAGATTTAGACAAAACTTATTAGGAAAAAGAGTTGATTATTCCGGAAGATCTGTAATTGTTGTTGGTCCGGAATTAAAGCTTCACGAATGCGGTCTTCCCAAAGATATGGCTGTTGAACTTTTTAAACCATTTATCATTAGAAAATTATTAGATCGCGGATATTATAAAACTGTAAAAAGTGCAAGAAAAGCTGTGGATAGAAAAGAAGCTATTGTTTGGGATATTCTTGAAAAATTAATAGTTGGTCATCCGGTATTGTTAAACCGCGCACCAACATTGCACAGATTAGGTATTCAAGCATTTCAACCAAAATTAATTGATGGAAAAGCAATTCAGCTTCACCCAATGGTTTGTACAGCGTTCAATGCGGATTTTGACGGTGATCAAATGGCTGTGCACGTTCCATTATCATTTGAAGCTCAATTAGAAGCATCGGTACTAATGCTTTCAAGTCATAATATTTTATCACCGCAAAACGGAAGTCCAATTGTTGTTCCGACTCAAGATATTGTTTTGGGATGTTATTATTTGACAAAAGTTAGAGCCGGAGCAAAAGGTGAAGGCTCAATGTACAGCGGTGAAAAAGAAGTTATAATTGCTTACAATGCAAATGAATTAGATTTGCATGCAAAAATTAAATATAAATTTGATGGCAAATTTATTGAAACAACCACTGGCAGAGTAATATTTAATCAAATAGTTCCAAAAGAAATGCAATTTTTCAATGAACTTTTAATCAAAAAAGTTTTCAGCGGTTTTATCTATAAAATGTTTATAAAATTAGGTAATGAAGTAACTTCAAAGTTTTTGGATAATTTGAAAGACCTCGGTTTCAAATATGCAACAAAGGCTGGAATTTCAATTAGTTTCAGCGACATGATTGTTCCAGAAGAAAAGAAAACTTTGATTAATGATTCTAACAAAAAAGTATCATCAATTTTAGATGAACATGAACAAGGTCTGATAACCGATGCTGAACGTTACAACAAAATTATTGACGTTTGGACACATACCACAAATGATGTTTCTAAATCCTTGATGGAAAAAATTAAAGTAGATCAGCACGGATTTAATTCACTTCATATGATGGTTGATTCCGGTGCGAGAGGTTCTCAAGAGCAAGTTCGTCAGTTAGCCGGAATGAGAGGATTGATGATGAAACCTCAAAAAAGTTTAACTGGCCAATCTGGTGAAATTATTGAAAATCCGATTGTTGCAAATTTTAAAGAAGGTCTTTCAGTTCTTGAGTATTTTATTTCAACTCACGGTGCGAGAAAAGGTCTTGCAGATACTGCCTTAAAAACTGCTGATGCCGGTTATTTAACGAGAAGGCTTTGCGATGTTGCTCAAGACGTTATTATCTCTGAAGTTGATTGTGGAACAATTAGAGGGGTTTATATTTCCGCTCTTAAAGATGTTGAATTAGAAAGAGAACCATTAGCAGAAAGAATTATTGGAAGAACAACCCAAGAAGATGTTTATGATCCTAAGACTGATGAGTTAATTATTGAAGCCGGTGAATTGATTTCGGAAGAAATTGCCGAAAGAATTGATGAAGCAAATATTGATTCAGTTTATATTAGAACAGTTTTAACATGTGAATCAAAACGCGGTGTTTGTGCAAAATGTTACGGTAGAAATTTAACTACGGGAAATATTGCAGATATTGGTGAAGCAGTGGGAATTGTAGCTGCTCAATCAATTGGTGAACCCGGTACACAGTTAACACTTAGAACTTTCCATCTTGGCGGAACTTCATCACGTATAGCAAGTCAATCTCAAGTAGAATCAAGTGTTGAAGGTAAAGTCCAATTTGATAGAATTTCATATGTAGAAAAGCAAGATTTTAGAGGAATGGTAAAAGTTGTAACAGGACGTCGTGGTTCAATTGGAATTTATGATGATGATAATCGTCAAATTAAAAAATATGATATTCCATATGGTTCAGAACTTTTAGTTAATGATGGTCAATCAGTAAAGAAGAAATTTGCTTTATATAATCACGATCCTTATAATGCCGTAATTTTAACAGATTTGGCTGGCCGAGTTTCTTTTGTAGATTTTGTTGATAATGTAACAATTCAACAAGTTGCTGATGAACAAACTGGACACGTTCAAAAAGTTGTTATAGAATCCAAAGATAAAAATTTAACTCCGAGTATTAAAATCTATGGAGAAGATGGAAGTGAAAAAGTATTCAACCTTCCAACAAGCGCTTATTTAGCTATAGACGAAGGTGAAAAAGTTGATGCCGGAACAATTTTAGCAAAAATTTCAAAATCAACTTCAAAATCTCGTGACATCACTGGCGGCTTACCAAGAGTTACTGAATTATTTGAAGCTCGTAGTCCGCATGATCCTGCAGTTGTATCTGAAATTGAAGGAATTGTAAAATTTGGAGCAAGAAAAAAAGGTTCTCGCGAGATAATAATTGAATCATTTGATGGATCGATACAAAAAGTATACAATGTCTCTTACGGAAAACACATTTTAGTTCAGGAGAATGATGAAATTCCTGCTGGTGAAAAAATAACCGACGGACCAATTGATCCGCATGATATTTTGAAAATTAAAGGAACAAATGCGGTTCAAGAATATCTTGTAAATGAAATACAGGATGTTTACAGACTTCAAGGTGTAAAAATTAATGATAAACATATAGAAGTTATTGTTAAACAAATGCTGCAAAAATTACAAGTAATTTCATCGGGAGATTCTTTATTTATTGAAGAAGATTTGGTAAATAGAATCAAATTTATTGAAGAAAACGAAAAAGTTAAATCTATGGTTGTAGTTGAAAATCCGGGTGGTTCTAATTTGATGGCTGGAGATTTAATTACAAGAAGTAAACACAGAGAATTAAACACTGAGCTTACGAGAAAAGATAAAGAAAAAGTTGAGATTAGGGATTCTGAACCTGCAACATTTGGAAATATTTTGTTAGGAATTACGCAGGCAGCTCTTTCAACCGAAAGTTTCTTATCAGCGGCTTCCTTCCAAGAAACAACTAAAGTACTCACAAATGCAGCTATTTCTGCAAAAGTTGATATATTGGGTGGCTTAAAAGAGAACGTAATTATGGGTCATATTATTCCTGCAGGTACCGGGCTAAAAAAATATGAAAATATAATCTTAACCGTTGACGAAGAAAATAAAGAAGGTGAAGTAACTGAAGTATCTGAACAAGTTGAAGCGTAA
- the secE gene encoding preprotein translocase subunit SecE codes for MKEKIIEFFNGVVKEMKKVTWPTQEELKESTTIVIVVCLIIAVFTYVVDMGVTQLFQGIF; via the coding sequence ATGAAAGAGAAAATAATAGAGTTTTTTAACGGTGTTGTAAAAGAAATGAAAAAGGTTACTTGGCCGACTCAAGAAGAGTTGAAAGAGTCAACTACAATTGTAATTGTTGTTTGCTTAATTATTGCTGTTTTTACTTATGTCGTTGATATGGGTGTTACTCAGTTATTTCAAGGAATATTTTAG